In Natronomonas halophila, one DNA window encodes the following:
- a CDS encoding 50S ribosomal protein L23 — protein sequence MTLKHPLVTEKAMNAMDFENKLQFICSLDASKGDIADAVESQFDVEVADVNTQNTMNGEKKATVKLSESDDAQEVASRIGVF from the coding sequence ATGACGCTGAAGCATCCGCTGGTCACCGAGAAGGCCATGAACGCCATGGACTTCGAGAACAAACTGCAGTTCATCTGTTCGCTGGACGCGTCCAAAGGCGACATCGCCGACGCCGTCGAGTCGCAGTTCGACGTCGAGGTCGCTGACGTGAACACGCAGAACACGATGAACGGCGAGAAGAAAGCCACCGTGAAGCTCTCGGAGAGCGACGACGCGCAGGAAGTCGCCTCCCGGATCGGGGTGTTCTAA
- a CDS encoding putative RNA uridine N3 methyltransferase — MTRSVLVPSSLTREAEDKREATRKLGYVARAAVIFRVDRLIVFPDGDGETGRFGDGFVSTVLEYAATAPYLRKEVWDRRDELEYAGILPPLHVRSQTGSGSDGSGSLRQGIVTEVGPDGRVRVNCGMQHPISLPAPSGEYEEGERVTIRVSSRRPVRAKIVDEVPPGFDVERATIDDALTRADAGTRIAASRHGEELTVDRLDQLVERTTTDGMTVVFGAPERGLPEILDCEPGEEARSDEPTARFDLWLNTVPNQGSEVVRTEEALFATLAPLTLE, encoded by the coding sequence ATGACACGCAGCGTGCTCGTGCCGTCGTCGTTGACCCGGGAAGCCGAGGACAAACGCGAGGCGACTCGCAAACTCGGTTACGTCGCACGCGCGGCGGTCATCTTCCGGGTCGACCGACTCATCGTCTTCCCCGACGGGGACGGCGAAACGGGTCGGTTCGGCGACGGGTTCGTCAGCACAGTGCTGGAATACGCCGCCACAGCCCCCTACCTCCGAAAGGAAGTATGGGACAGGCGGGACGAACTGGAGTACGCCGGCATCCTGCCGCCGCTCCACGTGCGTTCACAGACCGGCTCCGGATCGGACGGTTCGGGGTCGTTAAGACAGGGAATCGTGACCGAGGTCGGACCTGACGGACGCGTCCGGGTCAATTGCGGAATGCAACACCCGATCTCCCTTCCTGCTCCCTCCGGGGAGTACGAAGAGGGGGAGCGCGTCACCATCAGGGTCTCTTCGCGACGGCCGGTCCGCGCAAAAATCGTCGACGAAGTCCCACCGGGCTTCGACGTCGAGCGCGCGACCATCGACGACGCCCTCACACGAGCCGACGCTGGCACGCGTATCGCCGCGTCGCGACACGGTGAGGAGTTGACGGTCGACCGTCTCGACCAACTGGTCGAACGGACGACCACCGACGGCATGACGGTCGTCTTCGGCGCCCCCGAACGGGGCCTGCCGGAGATACTCGACTGCGAGCCGGGCGAGGAGGCACGAAGCGACGAACCCACTGCGCGGTTCGACCTTTGGCTCAATACGGTTCCGAACCAGGGTAGTGAGGTCGTGCGAACGGAGGAAGCTCTGTTCGCGACCCTCGCGCCCCTCACACTGGAGTGA
- the rpl4p gene encoding 50S ribosomal protein L4 → MKAIVRDLDGDDAGEVELPDVFETTFRPDLIKRAVLAAQANRIQETGTDEYAGLRTPAESPGSGRGMAHVPRQNGRAREVPQAVSGRAAHPPKAEKDRGLDINTKERKLAVRSAIAATADGDLVEERGHAFDEDVEIPLVVSDDFEDLQKTQDAVDVLEALGVYDDIERAEDGKSVRAGRGTTRGRKYTQPKSVLVVTSEEPSLAARNLAGADVATADEVNAEDLAPGTAPGRLTLWTESALEEVAER, encoded by the coding sequence ATGAAGGCAATAGTACGCGACCTGGACGGCGACGACGCGGGCGAAGTCGAGCTTCCGGACGTCTTCGAGACGACCTTCCGGCCCGACCTCATCAAGCGCGCAGTCCTCGCCGCTCAGGCCAATCGAATTCAGGAAACCGGTACAGACGAGTACGCGGGTCTTCGAACGCCGGCGGAATCCCCCGGCTCCGGCCGCGGGATGGCGCACGTCCCCCGACAGAACGGGCGTGCCCGGGAGGTGCCGCAGGCCGTCTCCGGTCGTGCGGCCCACCCGCCGAAGGCAGAGAAGGACCGTGGACTCGATATCAACACCAAAGAGCGCAAACTCGCCGTCCGCAGCGCCATCGCGGCAACCGCCGACGGCGACCTCGTCGAAGAACGCGGTCACGCGTTCGATGAGGACGTCGAAATCCCGCTCGTCGTGAGCGACGATTTCGAGGACCTCCAGAAGACGCAGGACGCAGTCGACGTTCTCGAAGCCCTCGGTGTCTACGACGACATCGAGCGCGCTGAGGACGGCAAATCGGTTCGTGCCGGCCGCGGGACGACCCGTGGACGGAAGTACACGCAGCCGAAGTCCGTGCTCGTCGTCACCTCCGAGGAACCGTCGCTGGCCGCCCGCAACCTCGCGGGCGCCGACGTCGCGACCGCCGACGAGGTCAACGCCGAGGACCTGGCGCCCGGTACGGCGCCCGGTCGACTCACGCTGTGGACCGAATCCGCGCTCGAGGAGGTGGCCGAACGATGA
- a CDS encoding 50S ribosomal protein L2, with translation MGRRILGQRRGRGTSTFRAPSHRYKADLSHRTLEDDDIVTGEVVDIEHDPARSAPLADVQFDDGDRRLVLAPEGITVGDEIQVGVSAEIAPGNTMPLAEIPEGVPVCNVERQPGDGGKFARASGVSATLLTHDRNAAVVQLPSGEMRRLSPECRATIGVVAGGGRTEKPFVKAGNKHHKMKSRGGKWPRVRGVAMNAVDHPFGGGGRQHPGKPKSVSRDTPPGRKVGDIASKRTGRGGKGGKE, from the coding sequence ATGGGACGCAGAATCCTTGGCCAACGACGCGGTCGCGGTACCTCCACGTTCCGTGCCCCGTCGCACCGCTACAAGGCAGACCTCTCGCACCGCACGCTCGAAGACGACGACATCGTCACTGGCGAAGTCGTCGACATCGAACACGACCCTGCACGGTCGGCACCGCTGGCCGACGTGCAGTTCGACGACGGCGACCGCCGCCTCGTCCTCGCGCCGGAGGGTATCACCGTCGGCGACGAGATTCAGGTCGGCGTCTCCGCCGAAATCGCACCGGGTAACACGATGCCCCTCGCGGAAATCCCCGAGGGTGTTCCGGTGTGTAACGTCGAACGACAGCCCGGCGACGGTGGGAAGTTCGCACGCGCCTCCGGCGTGTCCGCGACGCTTCTCACCCATGACCGCAACGCTGCGGTCGTTCAGTTGCCGAGCGGCGAGATGCGCCGCCTGTCCCCGGAATGCCGCGCCACCATCGGCGTGGTCGCCGGTGGCGGTCGGACGGAGAAGCCGTTCGTCAAGGCCGGTAACAAGCATCACAAGATGAAATCGCGCGGCGGCAAATGGCCGCGCGTCCGTGGTGTCGCGATGAACGCCGTCGACCACCCCTTCGGTGGCGGCGGCCGACAGCACCCCGGCAAACCCAAAAGCGTCTCCCGAGACACGCCGCCGGGCCGTAAGGTGGGCGACATCGCCTCCAAGCGGACCGGCCGTGGTGGCAAAGGAGGGAAAGAATGA
- a CDS encoding 50S ribosomal protein L3: protein MPQPSRPRKGSMGFSPRSRAASEVPRFNSWPDDEGQPGLQGFAGYKAGMSHVVSINDEPNSPREGQEQTVPVTVVETPPMRAVAVRAYEDTPYGQRPLTEAWTDDVHEDLERALSVPQEQSGDAENEIREALNAGDLADLRVITHTVPRGLSSVPKKRPDVMETRVGGGSVEDRLEFALDLLDEGGEHAVTDVFRAGEYADVAGVTKGKGTQGPVKRWGVQKRKGKHARQGWRRRIGNLGPWNPSRVRSTVPQQGQTGYHQRTELNKRLLDLGDDDVTPDGGFVNYGEVDGAYTLVKGSVPGPNKRLVRFRPAVRPADQPRLDPEIRYVSTASNQG, encoded by the coding sequence ATGCCACAACCAAGCAGACCACGCAAAGGCTCGATGGGCTTCAGCCCCCGCAGCCGTGCGGCCAGTGAAGTTCCGCGCTTCAATTCCTGGCCGGACGACGAGGGACAGCCCGGGCTCCAAGGTTTCGCCGGTTACAAGGCCGGAATGAGCCACGTCGTGTCGATTAACGACGAGCCCAACTCCCCCCGAGAGGGTCAGGAGCAGACCGTCCCGGTGACCGTCGTCGAGACGCCACCGATGCGGGCTGTCGCCGTTCGAGCTTACGAAGACACACCGTACGGACAGCGCCCCCTGACCGAGGCGTGGACCGACGACGTCCACGAGGACCTCGAGCGGGCCCTGTCCGTCCCACAAGAACAGTCCGGCGACGCTGAAAACGAAATCCGAGAGGCGCTCAACGCGGGCGACCTCGCTGACCTGCGGGTTATCACGCACACCGTCCCCCGCGGGCTTTCCAGCGTCCCGAAGAAACGTCCCGACGTGATGGAGACACGCGTCGGCGGCGGCTCCGTCGAGGACCGACTCGAGTTCGCGCTCGACCTCCTCGATGAGGGCGGGGAACACGCCGTTACCGACGTGTTCCGCGCCGGCGAGTACGCCGACGTCGCGGGCGTCACGAAGGGCAAAGGCACGCAGGGCCCCGTCAAGCGATGGGGCGTCCAGAAGCGGAAGGGCAAACACGCCCGTCAGGGCTGGCGCCGACGCATCGGCAACCTCGGCCCCTGGAACCCCTCGCGTGTCCGGTCGACCGTGCCCCAGCAGGGCCAGACCGGCTACCACCAGCGGACCGAACTCAACAAGCGCCTCCTCGACCTCGGCGACGACGACGTCACCCCCGACGGTGGCTTCGTCAACTACGGCGAGGTCGACGGCGCCTACACGCTGGTGAAGGGCTCGGTGCCCGGGCCGAACAAGCGCCTCGTGCGCTTCCGGCCGGCTGTCCGCCCCGCGGACCAGCCGCGCCTCGACCCGGAAATCCGGTACGTCTCCACCGCCTCCAACCAGGGATAA